TTCCAAAAAGCTCCTACGCCATCAACAATAATGACAGCATCCTATCGATGGTCCTTTTTATACGGGAAAATGAGCGTCAGCAAAGACACTGTTGTACCCACCGTTCTTTCCACTGAAACGGATATCGGAGTTCACAAAATGGGGTCTCAGAATTTACCATGGACTTCATTTGGTATCAGCCACAAAGTCTTCATTAAAAAGCATGTCGGCATCGGCCTGTCCTACCGCCTTTTAATATATCAAACTCTGGATCCTGCTTCCGCAGATTTGGGATCAAGTGCGCCAACGCCTAGCGAGTCTGATTTTGATAAAAAAATTCAGATCAGCCAAAGTCTTGATGCAGCCCTGACATACATTTTTTAAAAGCAAATACGTTTCTCAAACATTACAGCTTAAAGTAGAACTCACATAATCCGTTGCGTTTGCCATCACGTCGCAACGGATTTCACCCGAGAAGAAAACATTATGAAGGAGAGTTCAATGAATAACTCGAGTGCAGCGCTAAACTTAGAACACACAACAGTAAACCAAGATGAAGTTCGTAAAAGAATCGCTGCTATCATCCTCATTGTTATGAAGGAAATGACAGCTGCCGACCATTCTCTCGACGGTAACTCGCTGAACGTAACTTACTATAAAGGTGAAAAAACCACCATCTATAAACTAGACATGCTTCCTGAACATCGTGGAAGAATTATCGGTTCAGCGGGAAAAAATATTCTATCTCTTAGGACTCTTGTTCAAGCCATGGCTGCCAGTCACGGATTTAGAGCCGTCATTGACTTAGTCGCATAATCTGCGACTAAGTACATAATTCTTATTCGTTTAAATGGTTCCAGAGCTGAATTTCCATTCTTAAGAACGATTTTATAGCCCGGATTGTTGCTAGAGTTTTCCTAGCATCACGTTAAGGCTGTTGAACGCGATAAATGCCAGCCTCACAGTGAGAAGTGTCCCACGCACCCATGATACGAGCCGCATTGATTTTCACTCCACCATTTTCAAGCAATGTATAATTAATGGCAATTGTAGCCACCATATCACGCGGGAATTTGGCATCGTAAACAATATCGTAGTGTGCACTTACGACATTGCGATTTTCATATGTATGATAGTTGTCTTCAAAATCTGTGTATGGTGTCGTCCCAACTTCGAGAGCTTTAGCGACAGCTCCTTGGCATTTTTTATTAAAGAGCTTCGTTACGAAAGTCTGAACTTCACTTGGAGTGAGGCTTCCCTTTTGAAATTGCACTGGAACTGTCTGTGCAAAAGCGAAAGACGATAAAGCAAAAAAAGCGATCATTGAATACGAAATAATTCTTTTCATTTTTTCTCCTCATTTTTATTTATTAGAGTGGGTGCACTATAATTCAAATGATCGAAAAAATCTCAACTATTCGGAAGTGTAATAGAACCCCTGAGGATTTTATCACTTCGTCAAAACTTCAAACGTTGCTATTTAGAATGAAGCAACAATCATCAACGAGTACCAGTAAACCTTTGAAGTGCTTTAGGGAGAGGCCGACCTTTCGGTGTAATTGCACACACCTGCGTGAGCGCCTCAAATCCGGGAATCTCTAATTTCACCAAAGTTTCTCTTTCAAGGTACAACTGCGGAACCAAGCTCCAATAAAGTCCTTGAGAAATCGCTTCGCACGCCACTTCATAAGAGTCATAGATGAATGTCGGTTTAAAGGGAATGCCTAGCTTAACCATGGCGGGATGTTCTTCGCAAACTTCAATCCCAACAAAAGCTTTTGGAGAAGCTTGAGGGTACTTTGCTAAAGACTGAACAAGCTCATGGCCCTTCAGTTTTGTTAACGGATGATTTTTTCTAACGGCAATAACCAGATTTTCTTTACGAAGGGAATGAATGACCAGAGACGGAGACGCCGTTGGTGCAAAACAAATCCCAAAATCCAGATCACCGCGCGCGACATTTTCAATGACTTGAGCCGAGCGCAGACTGTAATATTCAAATACGAGCTTCGGATGTTCCTCAGCAAGTTCTGTCAGTATGGGCACAAGGAAGGTTTCTGCCAAACCATGAGTCGCAGCCATTCTAAAAATACCCTCGAGCTCCACATTTTCTGACTGACATTCTTCTTTTGCTCGCGATAGCGCAACAAGATGGGGCTCAATTTTTTCTGCGAAACTTCGGCCCGTTGCTGACAAGCTGATAGACTTCCCCACTTTTTCGAAGAGAACTTGTCCAAGCTCCTCTTCAAGAGCCGCAATACTGTGGCTGATAGCACTGGGACTTACGTTCAGTCTCCGAGATGCTTTTCCGATGTGTTGCGTTTTTGCGGTTTCTAAAAAATAAGTAAGTTGATCGAGTTTCATGCCTGAAAACTATTCAACTAAAACGATGAAATCAAATCATTTTATTTTATGAAAAAATCTTCCTATAGTCGGCTCAACTACTTAACCAAGGAGTCCATATGAAACTGCTTCAATTAACTGGAATCGTAAGCTTAATTTTTTC
This region of Bdellovibrio sp. BCCA genomic DNA includes:
- a CDS encoding KH domain-containing protein; the protein is MNNSSAALNLEHTTVNQDEVRKRIAAIILIVMKEMTAADHSLDGNSLNVTYYKGEKTTIYKLDMLPEHRGRIIGSAGKNILSLRTLVQAMAASHGFRAVIDLVA
- a CDS encoding LysR family transcriptional regulator; amino-acid sequence: MKLDQLTYFLETAKTQHIGKASRRLNVSPSAISHSIAALEEELGQVLFEKVGKSISLSATGRSFAEKIEPHLVALSRAKEECQSENVELEGIFRMAATHGLAETFLVPILTELAEEHPKLVFEYYSLRSAQVIENVARGDLDFGICFAPTASPSLVIHSLRKENLVIAVRKNHPLTKLKGHELVQSLAKYPQASPKAFVGIEVCEEHPAMVKLGIPFKPTFIYDSYEVACEAISQGLYWSLVPQLYLERETLVKLEIPGFEALTQVCAITPKGRPLPKALQRFTGTR